AAGGCATATTGGTTAAGCATATTGTGTGTTTGGTTCATAAGTAGGATGTTATTAATGTCTTCATTAGTTTATGGTTCTTTTTGCTTGTCTTGCCAATTATGCATTTCTATATTTCTGTGATAATTGGTTGTGTTGTTGACAGAACAAGAACACTTTGTAATGGGAAAATCTTAATAATAATGAGTAAGACTTCCTTTCTCCATACTTTCCAAAAAGGGGGCGTGAGTGTGAATTCCATGAATGCTGTAACTGACTAAAatacttttggggtttttaaaGATTGTTGTTGTAGTGAAAGAAGTTTTTCGGAATAATTTCGACTCATGGTCATCTCCAAGTTAAATCTTGATCAAGTGACCTGAATTTTATAATTGACGATTAATTTGCATAACCATGAAACCACCCattatgttttttaatattttttggctttttgtttaTGTATCCTTCATTTCTTGAATTTATTTTGGGTGTGTTCATTTGTTTAATAACATtcatttatttgataaaaagttGGAGTCTAAACACTTCATGCTGAATTGGTTGTTCAGGTGACTTTTGATGAGGTGCTGAGTGAGTAATTGATTTGGATACATAATTAAGTACCATGTCTGATCGTGTTGTACAATCGTATCATGGTGGTGACTCAGTGGATGGTGAATCAGTGGATCGTTGCAAATCTGTTTGGATGGATCATTGGATGCGCACAAGCCGTAAGTCAGCTACTCAGGCTTGCAGTCATTTATCAATTCATTATGAGTCCAAGGAAGAAGTTCATGATACCAAACAGCATCCTGTACTCAATGGGTCAGATATAGCAACGGAGGTTTACACTAAAAGATTTAGAGAAGCAAGTAAAGCCAAGGCAGTTGGAATTATTGATGAAAGTATGACAGTGAGTTCGAAaagatcaaagagagagagattagattGTCAGCCCTTTCCAATGTTCAGTATTtctaaaaagagagagggtATTTTGGCTTTAAATCATGGCGAAGCCATGTGTCATGGGAAAGATTCCAACTCTGGACATGATACTGTTTTTCTCAATGGACGCAAGCGTCATTTACCTTCAACGTTTGCACCTGAAACAGACACTCTTGAATGTCATTCTCAGCCTGGAGGCATCTCAGGGTACTTAGAGCAGCCTGCGAAATCTCATAAAGATCTTGAAACGAACAGCTTAGCTGTTTCAACATCTCCTCAGGATAATTCCATGAGGTCCAGTTTAAAAATTGTGCCATATGGATTTAACAGCAGAATGACTCCATTGCAGTCTGTTGTTCATGAGAATAAAATCATTAACCAGTTAGACTCTAGAACATCTGGGAAGTCATTGCTGAGTCAGAAAGATGCAGCTCTGTTTTTACATGATCCTTTAACCAGCAGTAATCAGCAATCAAGTTTTATTGGTAAGCAGTACCAGAATATGCAAAATCATTCTGGTATGTGGTTGTCCTCAAGCCAGAGTAGCCCCCCAAAGGCAACCAAATCAGAAAAATTATATCATGGATGTTATTCACTTCCAACACTGCCACATTCTGTTCATGATGTAGAGACTATGAGAATATACACCACTGTTGACTCCAAAGAAGGATCATCTAGAGGCCCTTCCAAGTTGTCTCAAACAACTCGTCATTTTCTGATTACGAAAAAGACTGATGTTAACTTATCCGATGGCGGTCAAATGTTTAGAGAGTCAACAGTATCAACCAAATTCAATCGAAAAACTTTCACTGAGCTTCTCAGTTTATCTCCAGATTTTCAATTCCATGTTCAGCAAGGAGTGAAACTGCAACCTCTAGTAAGCTCCGCAGACAGTGATGGAAAAGAAAATCTCAGAGATGTAAACGCAGCAGTTGGATTGAAGAATGAATCATCAGCTGAAACTGATACTATGGATATGGATGCTTTCCAGGAGAACCACCTTTCTGGTATGTACACTTTCTATCTCAGAAATTCTGGTTTTAGTTAATGgcatt
This portion of the Castanea sativa cultivar Marrone di Chiusa Pesio chromosome 7, ASM4071231v1 genome encodes:
- the LOC142643466 gene encoding uncharacterized protein LOC142643466 is translated as MSDRVVQSYHGGDSVDGESVDRCKSVWMDHWMRTSRKSATQACSHLSIHYESKEEVHDTKQHPVLNGSDIATEVYTKRFREASKAKAVGIIDESMTVSSKRSKRERLDCQPFPMFSISKKREGILALNHGEAMCHGKDSNSGHDTVFLNGRKRHLPSTFAPETDTLECHSQPGGISGYLEQPAKSHKDLETNSLAVSTSPQDNSMRSSLKIVPYGFNSRMTPLQSVVHENKIINQLDSRTSGKSLLSQKDAALFLHDPLTSSNQQSSFIGKQYQNMQNHSGMWLSSSQSSPPKATKSEKLYHGCYSLPTLPHSVHDVETMRIYTTVDSKEGSSRGPSKLSQTTRHFLITKKTDVNLSDGGQMFRESTVSTKFNRKTFTELLSLSPDFQFHVQQGVKLQPLVSSADSDGKENLRDVNAAVGLKNESSAETDTMDMDAFQENHLSGVALSPSNKYLSGESPIHQAVDASAGEEMGGRLLNMEFRNINEVLPNLPALASPADCKDTSTSRTQSLDAEHLLSHAEQPMTFKSSGCRDDPLGTEPSSRWVKRLKYSASDSAHGAKSSKMGEASSHEKVSKFFSRFLKCGITSSETTMVRCHNKEKMTLEQNEMLLKNGESSSLDSVKKCPDVTLSHPWIQRWRRNQTASPQKKPEAVMVCEPQCSKVAIDEFQKKQFPSIAAMALMGKAMCSFHPCEFKKRGSFVVWNTKGF